The genome window GCCGCCCGTCCCGCGCCGCCGACCCGGCCGAGCCGGACGGGCGACCGCGGCGCGCGGGACCGGAACTGGGCCGCGGCGCGGAGCGCCCCGCCTGCCCGCGGGCGCGGTCCCGCGAAGAACCGGATCGTGCCGGGAACGAGGCGGCGCCCCGCTTGCCCGCGGGCGCGGCGCCGCGAAGAACCGAATCGTGCCGGGAACGAGGCGGCGCGGCGCTTGCCCGAGGGCGCGGCCGTGCGATCCTTCCCGGCGAGGAACCTGCCCATGAACACTGCCGATCGTCGTTTCCCGCGCCTGACCCCGAGACGGCTCGCGCGCGGCGCCTGGCGCGGACTGCTGCTCGTGCTCGGCGTCGTCGCCTTCGTCGCCTCGGTGAAGTGCTTCCTCGAGCCGGCCCACCTCCTCTCCGGGGGCGTGACCGGCGCGGGGCTGCTGATGCAGAGCCTTCTCCACGTCCCGGTCGGCCTCGGGATGGCGCTGCTCAACGTGCCGATCTTCCTCGTCGCGTTCCGCGGCGTCGGCCGCGCCTTCGCCGCCCTCTCGGCGCTCGCCGTGATCCTCTCCTGGATCGCCGCCGACTACCTCGCCTTCCCGCCGCTGACGAAGGACCCGATGCTCGCCGCGATCTTCGG of bacterium contains these proteins:
- a CDS encoding YitT family protein, whose amino-acid sequence is MNTADRRFPRLTPRRLARGAWRGLLLVLGVVAFVASVKCFLEPAHLLSGGVTGAGLLMQSLLHVPVGLGMALLNVPIFLVAFRGVGRAFAALSALAVILSWIAADYLAFPPLTKDPMLAAIFGGALVGVGSAVALKSSGSLGGFDILGVYVSRRFGVGVGEALLALNGGLVVATALISSAELAMYTLLGIVATSWALDAIQAPRPRRAFLVMTRRPGPIQDRVLRQMGHGAT